From a single Pirellulaceae bacterium genomic region:
- a CDS encoding TrmH family RNA methyltransferase, with protein MTPRFQHIRHKPPYTLARPHELILVAAPLRSNVNLSRLVRLAGCAGIGQLIHCGTGKVDREIARDAIDHVKLTTPRSLLPTIIRLKSEGYQCVGLEQTTSSQMLYEYQFQHRTALVIGAEREGLEQEVLDLLDAVVEIPVYGAPASYNVVTATTMAVYEYCRQFHS; from the coding sequence ATGACACCCCGATTTCAGCATATTCGACACAAGCCGCCGTACACGCTGGCTCGACCCCATGAACTTATTTTGGTAGCAGCGCCGCTTAGGAGCAATGTGAACCTGAGCCGGTTGGTGCGTCTGGCCGGGTGTGCAGGCATCGGCCAGTTGATCCACTGCGGTACCGGCAAAGTCGATCGCGAGATCGCTCGCGACGCCATCGACCATGTGAAGTTGACCACGCCGCGCAGTTTGCTACCAACGATCATACGCCTGAAGTCTGAGGGCTATCAATGCGTGGGGTTGGAACAGACTACCAGTTCGCAAATGCTGTACGAATATCAATTTCAACACCGCACAGCCTTGGTTATTGGTGCTGAGCGGGAAGGGTTGGAGCAGGAGGTGCTAGACCTACTGGACGCGGTCGTCGAGATTCCGGTCTATGGCGCCCCAGCCAGTTACAACGTCGTCACCGCCACTACCATGGCCGTGTACGAGTATTGCCGCCAATTTCACTCGTAG
- the gcvP gene encoding aminomethyl-transferring glycine dehydrogenase, translating to MSPSSATSASAPSDSSVTSASVAGRSAKQASEQLSPFVGRHIGPRSDEIQHMLRSLGFESLEALTAAVVPANILELTPIELPSGVSEQQALAELRAMAARNQVLRSFIGQGYYGTHVPPVIQRNVLENPGWYTAYTPYQPEISQGRLEVLFYFQTLVCELTGMDIAGASLLDEATAAAEAMTLGLRHARPGANRILVSTACHPQTIAMIHTRAQPLGVEIVQFDERQGVADWQGVFALLVQYPASDGRVEDCTPLLEQARSQGVRTIVASDLLALMLLKNPGAMGADVVIGSAQRFGVPLGFGGPHAAFLATRDAYKRSLPGRLVGQTIDTHGQPAYRLALQTREQHIRREKATSNICTAQALLAIMSTLYAMYHGPEGLQAIAARVHKQAKRLATALSAAGYQLRHGSFFDTLAVHTGAQTAAVMRRAVDAGYNLRGIDQQTIGIALDETTTEEDLHNVAQIFGAMLMTDDPAVTTIAKATPVSDLGIGKQLLRQDQVLTQPAFHAYRSETEMMRYLRRLAEMDIALDRAMIPLGSCTMKLNAAAELSPVSWPEFSHIHPLAPADQSAGYRQLVEQLESMLCAITGYAAVSLQPNAGSQGEYAGLLAIRQYHQSRGDGQRDICLIPSSAHGTNPASAQMCNMRVQVVQCDAAGNVDLTDLDAKIAAHSGRIAAIMLTYPSTHGVFEEGVRAICDKVHAAGGQVYIDGANLNALVGLAKPGSFGGDVSHLNLHKTFCIPHGGGGPGIGPVAVRAHLAPYLPRDGRDNGRGGPMVSAAAFGSAGILPISWMYIRMMGAAGLRRATQVAILSANYIAQQLKSKYQVLFTGRSGLVAHECILDTRPLQAGGLISVDDLAKRLIDYGFHAPTMSFPVAGTLMIEPTESESLAELDRFIRAMLSIYSEYEQVRDGVWPKDNNPLRGAPHTLQSILDDSKLAYPKRLAVCPDPHSDYRVKYFPPVGRVDNVYGDRNLVCACPPPARYEE from the coding sequence ATGTCCCCTTCGTCTGCAACATCGGCATCTGCACCCTCAGATTCATCTGTCACCTCCGCCTCGGTAGCGGGTCGTTCAGCCAAGCAAGCGAGCGAACAATTGTCGCCGTTTGTTGGTCGACATATTGGTCCTCGATCAGACGAAATCCAGCACATGCTGCGCAGCCTGGGCTTCGAAAGCCTGGAGGCACTGACTGCAGCCGTTGTACCGGCGAACATTCTGGAACTCACGCCTATCGAATTACCCTCTGGTGTCAGCGAACAACAAGCTCTGGCGGAATTGCGGGCCATGGCTGCGCGAAATCAAGTTCTGCGCAGTTTTATTGGCCAAGGCTACTACGGCACGCATGTGCCGCCAGTGATCCAGCGCAACGTACTGGAGAATCCAGGTTGGTACACGGCCTACACGCCTTATCAACCGGAGATTTCTCAAGGCCGCTTGGAGGTGTTGTTTTATTTCCAGACGTTGGTTTGTGAGCTGACCGGGATGGACATTGCCGGTGCTTCGCTGCTGGATGAAGCCACGGCAGCCGCTGAAGCGATGACGCTAGGCTTGCGACATGCTCGCCCCGGTGCCAATCGTATTCTCGTATCCACCGCCTGCCATCCGCAGACAATCGCCATGATCCACACGCGGGCCCAGCCGCTGGGGGTGGAGATCGTCCAATTCGACGAACGTCAAGGCGTGGCGGATTGGCAAGGAGTTTTCGCGCTGTTGGTACAGTATCCGGCCAGCGATGGACGGGTTGAAGATTGTACTCCACTGCTGGAACAAGCCCGGTCCCAGGGCGTGCGGACCATCGTAGCCAGTGATTTACTGGCGCTGATGCTGTTGAAAAACCCGGGTGCGATGGGTGCAGATGTTGTCATCGGATCAGCCCAGCGATTTGGAGTGCCGCTGGGATTTGGCGGTCCGCACGCCGCCTTCCTGGCAACTCGCGATGCGTACAAGCGATCGCTGCCCGGTCGGCTGGTGGGCCAAACGATCGATACACACGGTCAGCCAGCTTACCGCTTGGCGTTGCAGACTCGCGAACAACACATTCGTCGCGAGAAAGCAACCTCGAATATCTGCACGGCTCAGGCACTGCTGGCTATCATGTCTACGCTGTACGCCATGTATCATGGTCCCGAAGGCCTACAAGCTATAGCGGCTCGCGTCCACAAGCAGGCCAAGCGGCTAGCAACTGCGCTGTCGGCAGCCGGTTATCAACTGCGCCATGGCTCGTTCTTCGATACGCTGGCCGTTCATACGGGTGCTCAGACGGCTGCAGTCATGCGCCGGGCTGTCGATGCTGGTTACAATCTGCGCGGCATCGACCAGCAGACCATCGGTATCGCTTTGGATGAGACTACGACCGAAGAAGATCTGCACAATGTAGCTCAGATCTTCGGTGCTATGCTCATGACTGACGATCCAGCTGTGACGACAATTGCCAAGGCAACTCCAGTCTCCGATCTGGGGATTGGCAAACAACTGTTGCGCCAAGACCAAGTGTTGACTCAACCAGCCTTTCATGCATACCGCAGCGAGACCGAGATGATGCGCTATCTACGGCGTCTGGCCGAGATGGATATTGCGCTGGACCGGGCGATGATACCGTTGGGTTCGTGTACGATGAAGCTGAACGCGGCCGCCGAATTGTCGCCGGTTTCTTGGCCTGAGTTTAGCCACATCCATCCGCTGGCACCTGCGGACCAGTCTGCTGGATATCGGCAATTGGTCGAGCAATTGGAAAGCATGTTATGTGCAATTACCGGCTATGCTGCGGTGTCGCTGCAGCCCAATGCCGGGTCGCAGGGCGAGTATGCCGGGCTACTGGCGATTCGTCAGTATCATCAATCGCGTGGAGATGGTCAGCGCGATATCTGCTTGATTCCTAGCAGCGCTCACGGTACCAATCCAGCCAGTGCGCAGATGTGCAACATGCGTGTGCAAGTCGTGCAGTGTGACGCAGCAGGCAATGTCGACCTGACCGACCTGGATGCCAAGATCGCAGCCCACTCCGGACGCATCGCAGCCATCATGCTGACCTACCCTTCAACGCACGGAGTGTTTGAGGAAGGGGTGCGCGCGATATGTGACAAAGTTCATGCCGCTGGCGGCCAGGTGTACATCGACGGAGCCAATCTGAACGCGCTCGTGGGACTGGCCAAACCGGGCAGCTTTGGTGGCGATGTTTCACACTTGAACCTGCACAAGACGTTCTGCATTCCGCACGGTGGTGGCGGTCCCGGAATTGGCCCAGTGGCAGTTCGCGCCCATTTAGCCCCATACCTGCCGCGTGATGGACGCGACAATGGCCGTGGTGGGCCGATGGTCAGTGCCGCCGCCTTTGGCAGTGCAGGCATTCTGCCGATTTCGTGGATGTACATTCGCATGATGGGTGCCGCGGGATTGCGGCGCGCGACCCAAGTAGCCATTCTGAGCGCCAATTACATTGCTCAGCAACTCAAGAGCAAGTACCAGGTGTTGTTCACCGGTCGCAGCGGCTTGGTAGCTCACGAATGCATTTTGGATACGCGACCGTTGCAAGCTGGCGGTTTGATATCGGTAGACGATCTGGCCAAACGGTTGATTGACTACGGCTTTCACGCTCCAACCATGTCCTTCCCGGTAGCCGGGACGCTGATGATCGAACCAACTGAGAGCGAATCATTAGCCGAGCTAGATCGCTTTATCCGGGCGATGCTGTCGATCTACAGCGAATATGAGCAGGTGCGCGACGGAGTCTGGCCCAAGGACAACAATCCGCTGCGCGGTGCACCGCATACGTTGCAGTCGATTTTGGATGACAGCAAGTTAGCCTACCCCAAGCGACTAGCCGTCTGTCCTGATCCGCACAGCGACTACCGCGTCAAATACTTCCCGCCCGTCGGCCGCGTGGACAATGTCTATGGCGATCGCAACCTAGTATGCGCTTGCCCGCCCCCTGCTCGGTATGAGGAGTAG